TTAGCGGATGCCCTTCTTCGCCAGATGTAGATCGACGCCTCAACTCGATTCGCGACCTCGAGAACCTGATGATCCGACGACAAACCCAGGCAATCGAGCAGGCACTCCGGCGTGAACTGATCGGAAGTGACAAAGCGATACAACAGATCGCCTAAACTCGCTCTGCCGCTCTGCGAGCTCAAATCGGATTTCGGTCGCTTGTTTATCTGTGCTAAAAATTCAATTTTGTGATCGACGGAGAGGAGATGGTTACCTTGGGGAGCGAGGCGAGGTAAGGCTCGGGGACTTCCATCTCCGACAAAGTGTTGCTGTTGATCGCCATGGCGGCCTTCAAGATCTGGCTCGTGGATTCGCGCTTGTGGTTCAGGGCTTTCCTGGTTTGTTCTTGGAGGCCATCGGCGGGAAGTCGGGGAACCGGGAGCCACCACTTGTCTTCTCGCCGGTGAAGCGTACGAAAGGAGGCGGAGCCGCCGCCACCGTCGTTGTCCGGCGCGAGGATGCCTTGATCGACGTACCAGAACTCTGTTTCATTGAAACTATCAAGCACTTCCTGCGCAGATTAACAAAGATCATCACCAAAATCCCAAAAAAACACACAAATTATTTGAGATTAAAACATGTGGAATCTTACAAGGAGCATGTTGTCCAGTTTCCTTAGAGCTGGGAGATTGATGTATAGATCAGATCGAGGTCTACAGGTCATGACCTGAGAATCAACGACTGTAAGAAAACAAATTTTACTGACACACACAAAAAACATGTTTTTGTTCAAGAGAACTAAAACCTCGAGCTTGGTTCCGTCAGGAAACGTTTGCCAAGATGGAATCATTTCCACTATGTGATCACTGACACACAGAAGCCACTCCATCTCCCTTCTCCACATTGTCTTCTTCTCAGGAGCAAGAGGCTCCAACCTCCACAGTTGCCCAAAGGCTGTGGCTGAGAAAGTAGTAATTCCAACAAGATTAATATGAAAGCTTTGCAAATTAAGAATAATATAAATGAAagcgttttttttttcttttttttaccaCAGAGATTGGTGATGGCATTAGAGATCGCCAGTGCCGTGCACACTCCTTTGCCACATCCTGACATGTCTTCTCCTAGCAGCAATTTGGCAAATCTCTCTTTCATCATCTCCATCTCTGAAAAAAAAACCATCTTTTTCACAAACTGAACTTCAATTTCAAGTTTTTTTCCTCCAAACAAAATTACCTGAACACTTGGGCTTCAAATCTCCGACCAATCCGTCGTGGTCATCCCCTTCACCAGCCTTCTTGATTTCATCGTCAATCTCGAAGCCTGAAACAGAGCTCTGCTTTAGCGGCCAACCCACCGGCGGCGGGGCCGCCGTCTGCTCCGCCGAGGACGAGGTCCCGAGGCTGGATCTGCTGCAGCTACTGTCGCAGCCCTCTTCCTCGCTGAATAAATCCCCTCCCGTCTCCACCTCATCTCTGCTGCTCTCTTCTCCCTCACAgcacttctccttctccttctcctcctccacacCGTCCGCCATGACCGCCAACACCACCACCTCCTCTCCCCAATCCCGCAGATCTGCCATCGCCGCTAAAAAAGACTAGGTCGGTCGAGGAGATGATTACTGATACTCGCCATGTCACATGAACATGGAAACACAAGCAGCGCCTTGGCCTCTTAAATTTCCCAACTTTTTCGGCACTGAGACGATCGAGAAGGCTTTTATTGCACCGTGCTCCTCCTCGCCCGTTGCGCTACGTCTCTTTCGTTCATCGTGACGTTGGAGGTTTGAattagaaaagaaagaaagaaaaaagaactttttttttatcaatttcttGGGAAAATAACGCCGGAGCTTTTCAGCTGCCGTGATTGTAATTAAACAAAAAACAATGAGCTTAAACAGACAGAAAATGACAGCCCGCAGAAGACAGATTTGCTGTGGAGCGAACAAGTACAGGACTATGGGTGTGGATATAGATGCTGCTGCTTCCCTAttggtttaaaattaattaacaaaatCTAAAAAGAAAAGTTAATTACAAAGGCGTATTTGTCGAGGTGTCATTAATGTTCGTTGCCAAGTTAGTCAACGAAGAATGTGCGATGATCTCGTTGTTAATTATTAGCACCGTAAATGGATTTGTCAGGTattaattgttttttaaaaaagcatttttgattttttttccaaatatttatttacatttttattttttaaatattgattcgggcagaaaaaggaaaaaaaaaagaaaagacagATGTTCTTTTTTTCTGTCAGGCGACGCCGCCGCTGCcgcttttcatatttttaaattcGTCCTCCAACGGTCGACTTAACAGACCGTTGGGGGTTTCAGTGTTCTTCCCGATTCAGTCCACGTGGCAATTGGAGTAATTTACTGTGTGAAAATTAATAGTAATGTGGTGTAATGTAGCTAATGTTTAATTCGGAATactaattaatttgaataaatcTAAGTTTAAGGATGTAAAGATGTGAAATAGGAGTAATTTATTCCGTGAATTTTGTACGGTTAGAAATTGGAATATTATAATAGAACAGAGTAATTAGAGTACAAATAAATGAAATATTATGGTGTAATTAGTGGCAAGGAAAGGAATTGAGAGACGTGGATCTATGATGATGAGAACGTGGGTCCGTGAGGAATTCAAATAGCAATCTTCAATTTACCCCTCCAACTTTTCCAATTTTATCAATATGGTCCCTGTAAGCTCCTACTGGAATACTTATTTAGAGTTgacatttatttttaagtttcaatttaGTTCAAGTTTGATTTAATCTTAGTTTATTTAAATACTATAAAAAAAATCGGATTCATTTGCTTAGCtctctttattttatgttttttgttattttaaatttttaaaattggagaattaaaaaatataattaattttatttaagaggTAAATTAATAAAATTGTAGTGATATTTGGTTTATAAGATATTTTAttgtagaattttaaatatttaagtgAGATATTTGATGGATAAGATCTATAAATATTTGATTAGTGGAATATTTGATCGTGGGATTAGAGATATTTGAGAagtgagatatttgattgatgatgtaGATATGGGAATCACAACTATTTAGGAGAAATATTCAATTTTATTATGGATGCTCTTATAAGAATTTAAAAGCACTATTtctccttgattttttttttaaaatctcatAACGGGTTAAATATAAGGTGGAATTAAAATTGGAGAGTATACTTATGCTAGAAAAAGTCCCAAGAATACAACGGTCTTTATTTGAATGGAATCGAATAAAATCTAAAGTCATTAGtaaattttgaccaaaattcatTAATAATCTTAGTCATatcaaaacaaattaaatcaagaCCAATACACTCTTAAGAGCCTCAAGACTCAAGAGTTTGATTGTgccttcaaacttaatttcatagCTTAGACAATGTGTTGTGAGTTTTTGAAATTTATATAGTTTTATATAATTTTGAgacaaaattattattgaacttaGACACAAATTTATTATTAGACTTAGACATATCATATTTACTCAATAATAATATGAATGTGTTCTTGGGACTCCCTCTAAATTTTACtatgttcaaaattttaaaacttagataTTATACGATCATCAAAGAATCTTGACTAAAACTCATTAATAACATTGAAACATCAGAAATCAACTCAAACTAGTACTAATGCTCCAATAGGAACCTCCACCATGCTCTTATATCTTAATAACTTAGTGTAATTTTGGCACAAACTCGCTATTAAATTTGTGTCTATCGTATTTACTCAATAACAGTACGAATGTGTTCTTAGGACTTCTCCAACTCAAACCATGTCCATTAAATTCTGGATAACATACGATCATTAGTGAGTTTTTTTTATTGATGGTTATATAGACTCCAAAATTTGGAATTTTGGGCATTGTGTGACTTAAGAGACTCTTAGGAGTGCGTTAGTGTTAGTTtaagttgattttgatgtgacTAAGGCCAAACCTCACCGATAACTATATAATgacatcattttaaatttttggaCATGGTTAGAGTCAAAAAGTCTCATGAATATATTGGTGATGTTGTTGAATGAATATGTATGTCTAAATTCAACAATGAGTTTGTGCCAATTTTATTCAAAGCTATATAATTTTTAGAAACTCTCAATTCTTTATCTAAGGTGTGAAGCCAAGATTGGAGGGTCTGGTGAAACTTAGGAGATTACTAGGAGTGGATTGGATCTAGTTTCAGTTGATCAATAGATTTTAGTTAAAACTCATTGATAATCATATATTATctagattttaaaattctaagtATGATTAGTGTCAAGTGAGTCCCAAAAACATATTTAATATTGTTGTTGTGTGAATATGATATGCTTAAGTCCAACAGTGAGTTTGccaaatttattcaaaattgtgtaaattttaaaaactcaaaaggTTGGAGGATATGGTGAGACTCAAGAAGCTATTAGGAGTGTATTGGTCCTGGTTTGGGTTGATTTGGATATAACCAACGCTATTagtgagttttgatcaaaactcactAATATTTGTACCATgtctatattttaaaattttggataTAGTCAAAGTTAGGAGAGTCTCATGAACACATTGATATTATTATTGAGTGAATATGATATGCATAAGTCCAATAGTAAGTTTGTACTAAAATAACATACaattatctaaattttaaaaaatctacaaCATGTTATATTTGAGGGCATGATGAGACTCGAGAGTCTCCTAGAAGTGTATTGGTCTAAGTTTGGATTGATTTTGATGTGGCTAAAGTCATTAGTGAGTTTTGATCAAAGATCAAAACACACTCACTGATGGTTGTATAACgtctagattttaaaattttgatagtGGTCAGAGTCATGAGAGTCTCAAGAATATAGTGTTGTTGTTGAGTAATTATAATGTCTAAATTAACTGTGAGTTTGTGCAAAATTTATTCAAAGTTGTatgaattttaaaaacttataataACCTATTTAACGTGTGAAATTAAAGTTGGAGGGCATAATAAGACTCAGAAGGCTACTGGGAATGTATTGGTCTTATTCCCTTGAGGCGGTGCGGTGGTTGAAACATGAGATGTTACCACATGAGGTATttattagttagagtcctagagccaatcatttgatgattgttatatggactcattgtatcatattgttatatataaagacatttggttttggttattatgcttacttgtattgttaccaaataaactaagtataatagcgtccttgagtagagagttcttacctatatcaatcggttagttgaaccgatagtgagatgatatagggaacactactcttaatcattcctagtcgagtattaacattcagggacaatgttaatgcgacgagactagcatgtaggtcaactcgatgacttgatctcacaagtcatggatatagaaatatcaagttgacacatggatatgcattggagaatgtatactgaatgacccgccatgagaaagtatcatggatcgttatatgagtgtcatatactttctcatgtggctattagtatgactactagtccttggaccttaagtcaccatggatccctacataaggagttacgtactttggcttcgtcaaacgtcacccttaactgggtggactataaaggcgattactaggtatgtaacgaattatgcagagagatgtgagtgatgtagatgggatctatccctcctatatgacgagagcgacatcaatattcttgatagagtgagaccacgaagtgcatggtcatgtccaaattagtcaatatgagatattgagctcatttgattgagtgagtctacttggagttcaagatttagattgattagaggatgacacggtctatgcctcatattgatcaatctagatgtctaggatagaaggacaatgtcatattttgtgaggagtcacaattagtagtcacaaggtgatgttggatctcaacattcttgtaacttgggtagtaatgatgtgttgctagataccgctcattacttatgcttctaaatgagtttagaagcattgccaacgttacaagaacctatagggtcacacacaaaggacaattagatggagattaggttcatatgatgaaccaagaggattagattcatgtgataaatcaaattggattaagagtaatcctaattgaactaattgagttggactcaatttgattcatgtgttcaatgagtctaatttagattatgactcattgaatcaatttaattaaatgaattagatccattatattaaattggcttgaattaaatggttggacttgatcaaccatgagagttataatgtcaagtttgacttgtcttaagaggaagaggaaaagtcaagtttgacttgactatatgccacctcatttgtgagttggcattaagtggccaataatggtgttacacatcattaagTTTTGCACATGTgtatgtcacctcatggaggttacaaatctcctctttaatggccacattaaatgagaaaggaggttacactccttaatgtgggCGACTACTTATTGtggatgaaaatttgattttcattcaaggcattcattcctcctttttcttctcttcttgctctccctctcctcctccttggccgaaccatctaaggtgttagcacacctttgtttggtcttctccacctagtttgttcgtgtggatacttctagaggatcgtacacttgacgatctcgagatccggcgaaccgttggacgagcgggattgcgaagggcatcgcatcgagggtaaattccttctcctagtgtagatctaggctttagtaaactcgtacatgaaattttgttttataaacttcgcacggatcaggtggcatgggagattcggggtttccgcaacgcaaaaaagagGTTTTttcggcccgaaaaatccaacagtggtatcagagccacgtgcgaagtcttgtacgagtttaatttgtattttttagaaaaatattagttctgtaactttctgtaattttatgatttttatgggtatttttctcatagaagcgaagcacaagtgtttcgacacttttaggcttcgactaccaagaagatttttccgaaacgacaagttttcaccccaaaacgttttgggacagcgggctaaggcgctgtaggatcgctaaggaacactcgcgatggttatatcgtgggtaggggtactgtccCTGGCCCTGCAAGAggattcgttctgcgattgcgcccgaaaacccgctaaacaggaccgccgagaattttactcataaaaattatagtaaaaattatagaaaatacataatttagaattatgtattattttgtgatagtcatggcccaaaagacccaaattggatttgaaatttgtgttgtaattcatattacggcctgcgcgccgtcatttgtgttgtgtgtactgtatacttgatacgcgacctgcgcgtcgtgcctttctccatttattcttgttgtaaattagtttagactcgaatgtaactcgagtttcgaaattataatgtacaaaattggagccgtggaaggtccactcaagacagagttacgaggagggcacgagcaacacaagatggtcaaagggaggagcttgagaaactgttgaccctaggttgaccatctgatcttctcattggcttgagaagattgtagtagggtcatgactaatcacaaatagtataattaattgtttgtgtgtgtgtatttgatgcatgctagtaaagtagttaattagcgccttaacgattagattagatctaaatc
This genomic stretch from Zingiber officinale cultivar Zhangliang chromosome 7A, Zo_v1.1, whole genome shotgun sequence harbors:
- the LOC122001182 gene encoding rop guanine nucleotide exchange factor 7-like isoform X2; its protein translation is MADLRDWGEEVVVLAVMADGVEEEKEKEKCCEGEESSRDEVETGGDLFSEEEGCDSSCSRSSLGTSSSAEQTAAPPPVGWPLKQSSVSGFEIDDEIKKAGEGDDHDGLVGDLKPKCSEMEMMKERFAKLLLGEDMSGCGKGVCTALAISNAITNLCATAFGQLWRLEPLAPEKKTMWRREMEWLLCVSDHIVEMIPSWQTFPDGTKLEVMTCRPRSDLYINLPALRKLDNMLLEVLDSFNETEFWYVDQGILAPDNDGGGGSASFRTLHRREDKWWLPVPRLPADGLQEQTRKALNHKRESTSQILKAAMAINSNTLSEMEVPEPYLASLPKSGRASLGDLLYRFVTSDQFTPECLLDCLGLSSDHQVLEVANRVEASIYIWRRRASAKPLLAERAETLLICLKQRFPNLSQTALDTSKIQFNKDIGKSILESYSRVLESLAFNIVARIDDLLHVDEYCRHSDQNSSSVLPPALGIMAKKKKNAAAVPVSGTVPYMAAYGTPLISCSSRGERSPLAYSKKHNNRGFGVKKVLTSYLSSELQKSKGSGDEAESSSCPIPYNY
- the LOC122001182 gene encoding rop guanine nucleotide exchange factor 7-like isoform X1, with the translated sequence MADLRDWGEEVVVLAVMADGVEEEKEKEKCCEGEESSRDEVETGGDLFSEEEGCDSSCSRSSLGTSSSAEQTAAPPPVGWPLKQSSVSGFEIDDEIKKAGEGDDHDGLVGDLKPKCSEMEMMKERFAKLLLGEDMSGCGKGVCTALAISNAITNLCATAFGQLWRLEPLAPEKKTMWRREMEWLLCVSDHIVEMIPSWQTFPDGTKLEVLVLLNKNMFFVCVSKICFLTVVDSQVMTCRPRSDLYINLPALRKLDNMLLEVLDSFNETEFWYVDQGILAPDNDGGGGSASFRTLHRREDKWWLPVPRLPADGLQEQTRKALNHKRESTSQILKAAMAINSNTLSEMEVPEPYLASLPKSGRASLGDLLYRFVTSDQFTPECLLDCLGLSSDHQVLEVANRVEASIYIWRRRASAKPLLAERAETLLICLKQRFPNLSQTALDTSKIQFNKDIGKSILESYSRVLESLAFNIVARIDDLLHVDEYCRHSDQNSSSVLPPALGIMAKKKKNAAAVPVSGTVPYMAAYGTPLISCSSRGERSPLAYSKKHNNRGFGVKKVLTSYLSSELQKSKGSGDEAESSSCPIPYNY